A window of Ovis canadensis isolate MfBH-ARS-UI-01 breed Bighorn chromosome X, ARS-UI_OviCan_v2, whole genome shotgun sequence contains these coding sequences:
- the LOC138930655 gene encoding melanoma-associated antigen B17-like, with product MPRRHKNKFHTSGKRHQVWGDTQEAQAHAAATPKEECPSSPTSAPQGSPLSSPAAGDHQELEGAMAPSYPDAGPSCAGSDEGAQGPEEESAGASQAAPATQSTRKDPLARKARILVEFLLEKYTKKEPITQKALMKIVSRKYRQHFPEILSTACECVELVFGLEMKEVDHSRNIYTLISKLNLRGNVCPSGEGELPKSGLLMVLLGVIFMNGNRATEEEIWEFLSMLGIYAGRRHWIFGEPRRLITKDLVQKEYLNYRQVPNSDPPRYEFLWGLRACAETSKMKVLEVLAKFHSRLPSSFPDLYEEALRDQAERAGLRGVARDPPMAEANAPSRAKSCSSSLI from the coding sequence ATGCCTCGGAGGCACAAGAACAAGTTCCATACCAGTGGGAAACGCCACCAGGTCTGGGGGGACACTCAGGAGGCCCAGGCCCATGCTGCTGCAACCCCAAAAGAGGagtgcccctcctcccccacttctGCCCCTCAGGGTTCTCCCCTGAGCTCCCCTGCTGCTGGCGATCACCAGGAGCTTGAGGGAGCCATGGCCCCTAGCTATCCTGATGCAGGGCCTTCCTGTGCAGGATCTGATGAAGGTGCCCAGGGCCCAGAGGAGGAAAGTGCAGGTGCCTCCCAGGCAGCCCCTGCCACTCAGAGCACTCGCAAAGATCCTCTGGCCAGGAAGGCCAGGATACTGGTGGAGTTCCTGCTGGAGAAGTACACCAAGAAGGAGCCCATCACGCAGAAGGCCCTGATGAAAATCGTCAGCAGGAAGTACAGGCAGCACTTCCCTGAGATCCTCAGTACAGCCTGTGAGTGCGTGGAGCTGGTCTTTGGCCTGGAGATGAAGGAAGTCGACCATAGCAGGAACATCTACACCCTCATCAGCAAGCTCAACCTCAGGGGAAACGTTTGTCCAAGTGGTGAGGGGGAGCTTCCCAAGTCTGGTCTCCTCATGGTGCTCTTGGGGGTCATCTTCATGAATGGTAACCGCGCTACCGAGGAGGAGATCTGGGAATTCCTCAGTATGTTGGGGATCTATGCTGGGAGGAGGCACTGGATCTTTGGGGAGCCCAGAAGGCTCATCACCAAAGATCTGGTGCAGAAGGAGTACCTGAACTACCGCCAGGTGCCCAATAGTGATCCTCCCCGCTATGAGTTCCTGTGGGGCCTGAGAGCTTGTGCTGAGACCAGTAAGATGAAGGTACTGGAGGTTCTAGCCAAGTTCCACAGTAGGCTCCCTAGTTCCTTCCCAGACCTCTATGAGGAGGCTCTGAGAGATCAGGCGGagagagcagggctgagaggTGTGGCCAGGGATCCACCCATGGCTGAGGCTAATGCCCCTTCCAGGGCCAAGTCCTGCAGCTCCTCCCTCATCTAG